In Ruania zhangjianzhongii, the following proteins share a genomic window:
- a CDS encoding family 43 glycosylhydrolase, giving the protein MSNYPELARTIGCRGGWEKFPENPVMGTDGDFRFDNHVIRTAHGYRMYFSWRKHYAIAVSESPDGLSWSEPELVLTPRPETGWEDDVNRPAIVYRDGLYHLWYSGQTAGRKLSSSVWTDVYLEAAANDDGTSAIGYATSEDGYHWERQDTPVLEAAAPWEKQSLMCPTVLWDETTQRYRIWYSGGGWFEPDALGYAESEDGQSWTRPYDVPVFGPDENNIWEEQRVAGPQVVQHDGWYYLFYIGYEDMFKARVGLARSRDGVTGWQRHPENPILSPGLPGAWDSEAVYKPFVVFDDANDRWLMWFNARTGTTERIGVATHQGAELWPSSAR; this is encoded by the coding sequence ATGAGCAACTACCCAGAGCTCGCCAGGACCATCGGCTGCCGTGGCGGCTGGGAGAAGTTTCCGGAGAACCCGGTGATGGGCACCGACGGGGACTTCCGCTTCGACAATCACGTAATCAGGACCGCACACGGCTACCGGATGTACTTCTCCTGGCGCAAGCACTACGCGATCGCCGTGTCGGAGAGCCCGGACGGGCTGAGCTGGAGCGAACCTGAGCTCGTCCTGACACCCCGGCCGGAGACCGGCTGGGAGGATGACGTCAACCGCCCGGCGATCGTCTACCGCGATGGCCTCTACCACCTCTGGTACTCCGGCCAGACGGCGGGGCGCAAACTCTCCTCCTCGGTCTGGACCGATGTGTACCTGGAGGCGGCGGCCAACGACGACGGCACGTCCGCGATCGGGTATGCGACCAGCGAGGACGGCTATCACTGGGAACGCCAGGACACGCCGGTGCTCGAAGCGGCAGCGCCGTGGGAGAAGCAGTCCCTGATGTGCCCGACGGTCCTCTGGGACGAGACCACGCAGCGCTACCGCATCTGGTACTCCGGCGGCGGCTGGTTCGAACCGGACGCCCTCGGCTACGCAGAGAGCGAGGACGGCCAGAGCTGGACCCGTCCCTACGACGTACCCGTGTTCGGCCCGGACGAGAACAACATCTGGGAGGAGCAGCGGGTGGCCGGCCCACAGGTCGTCCAGCACGACGGCTGGTACTACCTCTTCTACATCGGGTACGAGGACATGTTCAAAGCGCGGGTGGGCCTGGCCCGCTCCCGCGACGGCGTCACGGGGTGGCAACGGCACCCGGAGAACCCGATCCTCTCCCCCGGCCTGCCGGGCGCATGGGACAGCGAGGCGGTCTACAAGCCGTTCGTGGTGTTCGACGACGCGAACGATCGCTGGCTGATGTGGTTCAACGCGCGCACCGGAACCACTGAGCGCATCGGCGTCGCGACCCACCAGGGCGCTGAGCTCTGGCCGTCCTCGGCGCGCTGA
- a CDS encoding MFS transporter yields MTARATPRTDEFAKIGTKERLSFGAGDLATNIAWGAMSTYIVFFYTDIIGAAAAAIGTIMLVSRILDGVSDVAMGAVVDRTNSKHGRARPWILRLAVPFAIGLILIFTVPDVSPGWTLVYIAVTYNILVLLFTGVVIPYGTLNTRMTRDFQERSRLNVTRMFAATAGILLVTVLTIPLVDSLGGEQPGWITAFVIFALIGTALFLVTFKNTKERIIDPPASVSQPGFKDSVKAAVKNKYWVLLFGIFIVFSAAESMYTGASAYYAENLLGNTSFVALVSFLLYIPALIGMLFMGPIYRRFGKIAPMIVGAVIFVIGSVVMAIDPENLTFAIAGTLIRGIGRIPIFGAIWGMLPDTIEYGEWKTGKRVEGILYSAGSMGQKAGYGFGAALLGWIMGAAGYDGLQDVQPDSAITAISAVFIHIPAVLFIVLIVLFAFYKLERIYPTVEKDLQERHRTSS; encoded by the coding sequence ATGACCGCACGAGCGACCCCGCGCACAGACGAATTCGCCAAGATCGGCACCAAGGAACGCCTCTCCTTCGGCGCCGGTGACCTGGCCACCAACATCGCCTGGGGCGCGATGTCCACCTACATCGTGTTCTTCTACACCGACATCATCGGCGCCGCCGCGGCAGCGATCGGCACGATCATGCTGGTCTCCCGCATCCTGGACGGCGTCTCCGACGTCGCGATGGGCGCCGTGGTGGACCGGACGAACTCCAAGCACGGCCGAGCCCGACCGTGGATCCTGCGACTCGCGGTCCCGTTCGCGATCGGCCTGATCCTGATCTTCACCGTCCCGGATGTCTCCCCCGGGTGGACTCTCGTCTACATCGCGGTGACCTACAACATCCTGGTGCTGTTGTTCACCGGTGTGGTGATCCCTTACGGGACACTCAACACCCGGATGACCCGGGACTTCCAGGAGCGGTCGAGGCTCAACGTCACCCGGATGTTCGCTGCCACTGCCGGCATCCTGCTGGTGACCGTGCTGACGATTCCTCTGGTGGACTCCCTGGGTGGCGAGCAGCCGGGCTGGATCACCGCGTTCGTCATCTTTGCCCTGATCGGTACCGCCCTGTTCTTGGTCACGTTCAAGAACACCAAGGAACGCATCATCGACCCGCCGGCCTCGGTCTCCCAGCCGGGGTTCAAGGACTCGGTCAAGGCCGCCGTCAAGAACAAGTACTGGGTGCTGCTGTTCGGAATCTTCATCGTGTTCAGCGCTGCGGAGTCGATGTATACCGGCGCCTCCGCCTACTACGCCGAGAACCTCCTCGGCAACACCAGCTTCGTCGCCCTCGTCTCCTTCCTGCTGTACATCCCGGCACTGATCGGCATGCTGTTCATGGGGCCGATCTACCGCCGGTTCGGCAAGATCGCCCCGATGATCGTGGGTGCTGTCATCTTCGTGATCGGCTCCGTGGTGATGGCGATCGATCCGGAGAACCTCACCTTCGCCATCGCCGGCACGTTGATCCGCGGGATCGGCCGCATCCCGATCTTCGGTGCGATCTGGGGAATGCTCCCGGACACCATCGAGTACGGAGAGTGGAAGACCGGCAAGCGGGTCGAAGGGATCCTCTACAGCGCAGGGAGCATGGGCCAGAAGGCGGGCTACGGCTTCGGTGCCGCCCTCCTCGGCTGGATCATGGGCGCGGCCGGGTACGACGGCCTCCAGGACGTCCAACCGGACAGTGCGATCACCGCCATCAGCGCCGTGTTCATCCATATCCCCGCGGTGCTGTTCATCGTGCTGATCGTGCTGTTCGCCTTCTACAAGCTCGAACGGATCTACCCGACAGTGGAGAAGGACCTCCAAGAGCGCCATCGCACCAGCAGCTGA
- a CDS encoding ADP-ribosylglycohydrolase family protein, whose translation MTAQLLSAIHGSLAAACIADALGAPTEELSRAQIRTAFNGHVTEFHDPLPGAPYARGRSAAQITDDSSQMIMLTELLVRTGGALTPQDMAGLLVEWSKNENYYPHFAGPTTRAAIEQLAEGADPWQVGRSGTIMTQGASNGGAMRVAPVGLFHHGNPQAAVQTAFTTCVPSHNTTAGVAGAAAVAAAVADACREEATLTSVVRAAKAGAREGAELGRTQGRDVPGARIDRRIDRAVALAMTAESDEEAIDLIEGEIGVGLPAAEAVPAAIGFFVAAAGDPIRTAELAANAGGDSDTIGCMAASIAGAFSGIDAIDPATVTTVEQANGLDLHPLAQSLLQASAK comes from the coding sequence ATGACAGCCCAGCTCCTCTCCGCGATCCACGGAAGCCTGGCCGCCGCCTGTATTGCCGACGCGCTCGGAGCTCCGACCGAGGAGCTCAGCCGCGCGCAGATCCGCACCGCGTTCAACGGCCACGTCACCGAGTTCCACGACCCGCTGCCCGGCGCACCGTACGCCCGCGGCCGCTCGGCCGCGCAGATCACCGACGACTCCAGCCAGATGATCATGCTCACCGAGCTCCTGGTCCGCACCGGCGGAGCCCTCACCCCGCAGGACATGGCCGGCCTGCTCGTCGAGTGGTCGAAGAACGAGAACTACTACCCCCACTTCGCCGGACCCACCACGCGCGCGGCGATCGAACAGCTCGCCGAAGGCGCCGACCCGTGGCAGGTCGGCCGCTCCGGCACGATCATGACCCAGGGAGCCAGCAACGGCGGCGCGATGCGAGTGGCACCGGTTGGCCTGTTCCACCACGGCAACCCGCAGGCGGCAGTCCAGACCGCCTTCACCACCTGCGTGCCCAGCCACAACACGACGGCGGGAGTCGCCGGGGCAGCCGCCGTCGCCGCAGCCGTCGCTGACGCATGCCGGGAGGAGGCCACCCTCACCAGCGTGGTGCGCGCGGCCAAGGCCGGTGCCCGCGAGGGTGCCGAGCTCGGCCGCACGCAGGGCCGGGACGTCCCGGGAGCCCGGATCGACCGACGGATCGACCGCGCCGTCGCACTCGCGATGACCGCCGAGAGCGACGAGGAGGCGATCGACCTCATCGAAGGCGAGATCGGTGTCGGCCTGCCCGCTGCCGAAGCAGTACCGGCGGCGATCGGCTTCTTCGTGGCCGCCGCCGGCGACCCGATCCGCACCGCAGAGCTGGCAGCCAACGCCGGCGGTGACAGCGACACCATCGGCTGCATGGCCGCCAGCATCGCCGGAGCCTTCTCCGGGATCGACGCCATCGACCCGGCGACGGTGACGACGGTCGAACAGGCGAACGGACTGGATCTGCACCCGCTCGCCCAGAGCCTGCTCCAGGCCTCGGCCAAGTAA
- a CDS encoding carbohydrate kinase family protein, which translates to MSTPSTSPDLVVVGDASIDHYVQVPHLATSDNKAIGRYLGAFGGGMSANLAAAAATQGARTRLVTKVGTDREGPSELQALSDLGVDVTYSVQDATHRTWMCFVQLDSTGEKALIGADTGIKIPQRDEIDPSALHGARIVAPLADDLDWAARIAQSAVDGGAQVAIDLEPDAFGPDDPQLHQLLSLTEYVFLNTASAQKFHPHSHARAAAALHELGPGTVVVGRGEQGAYCSLADGSTVTAHAPAGVPVVDTTGAGDALAGSFLAGVLQGRSPEACLRTAVANATACITRVGSRTYLTEPAPAPSTTEPLTIERTLR; encoded by the coding sequence ATGAGTACTCCTAGCACGTCCCCCGATCTGGTGGTCGTGGGCGACGCCAGCATCGACCACTACGTCCAGGTCCCCCACCTGGCCACCAGCGACAACAAGGCGATCGGGCGTTATCTCGGCGCATTCGGCGGCGGGATGAGCGCCAACCTCGCCGCAGCAGCCGCCACCCAGGGAGCGCGCACCCGCCTGGTCACGAAGGTCGGCACCGACCGTGAGGGTCCGAGCGAGCTCCAGGCGCTCAGCGATCTCGGCGTGGACGTCACCTACTCGGTGCAGGACGCCACGCACCGCACTTGGATGTGCTTCGTGCAGCTGGACTCCACCGGCGAGAAGGCGCTGATCGGCGCCGATACCGGCATCAAGATCCCGCAGCGGGACGAGATCGATCCGAGCGCCCTGCACGGGGCGAGGATCGTCGCGCCGTTGGCGGACGATCTGGACTGGGCGGCACGCATCGCCCAGAGTGCCGTCGACGGCGGAGCTCAGGTGGCGATCGATCTGGAACCTGACGCATTCGGTCCGGACGATCCCCAGCTGCACCAGCTGCTCAGCCTGACCGAGTACGTCTTCCTGAACACTGCCTCGGCACAGAAGTTCCATCCGCACAGTCATGCCCGCGCTGCCGCTGCCCTGCACGAGCTGGGTCCCGGCACCGTGGTGGTGGGCCGCGGAGAACAGGGCGCCTACTGCTCCCTGGCCGACGGCTCCACCGTCACCGCCCACGCACCGGCCGGCGTGCCAGTCGTGGACACCACCGGCGCTGGTGACGCCTTGGCCGGCTCCTTCCTCGCCGGCGTGCTGCAGGGCCGCTCCCCCGAGGCCTGCCTACGCACGGCGGTAGCCAACGCGACCGCCTGCATCACCCGCGTCGGATCCCGGACCTACTTGACCGAACCCGCCCCTGCACCGAGCACCACCGAACCCCTCACGATCGAAAGGACCCTTCGATGA
- a CDS encoding GntR family transcriptional regulator, whose protein sequence is MTIAGSSPYRGTMPLYRAVQRALQNDIRNGKYQPGDWLPSESELCRTHQVSATSARRALLELGRLGLIQRFQGRGSMVTSSEIRTASTMLGIGQELRQRGHEVTSQILANSTEAAGEDALAHLHLPPSSEARHIRRLYRADGEPTVLLYHWLPLVPGINYAAFDGGSFYDFLALHDALPSRAHERVFAGSLSAADAEALDAPTGGAALVRERTSYLVDGSPIEFTRHTSFGTRYQMDIDLEMHA, encoded by the coding sequence TACCGCGGCACGATGCCCCTGTATCGGGCGGTGCAGCGCGCACTCCAGAACGACATTCGCAACGGCAAGTACCAGCCCGGAGACTGGCTGCCGTCCGAGAGCGAGCTCTGCCGGACGCACCAGGTCTCGGCCACCTCGGCCCGCCGGGCACTGCTCGAGCTGGGCCGGCTCGGTCTCATCCAGCGCTTCCAGGGGCGCGGCAGCATGGTCACCTCCAGCGAGATCCGCACCGCCAGCACCATGCTGGGTATCGGCCAGGAGCTACGCCAGCGCGGCCACGAGGTGACCTCACAGATCCTCGCCAACAGCACCGAAGCGGCCGGCGAGGACGCCCTGGCCCACCTCCACCTCCCGCCGTCGAGCGAGGCGCGGCACATCCGCCGCCTCTACCGCGCCGACGGCGAACCCACAGTCCTCCTCTACCACTGGCTGCCGCTCGTTCCCGGTATCAACTACGCCGCCTTCGATGGCGGCTCCTTCTACGACTTCCTCGCCCTGCACGATGCGCTGCCGAGTCGGGCCCACGAGCGGGTGTTCGCGGGCAGCCTCTCCGCGGCCGACGCCGAGGCGCTCGACGCGCCCACCGGCGGTGCCGCTCTCGTGCGAGAACGCACCTCCTACCTGGTGGACGGAAGTCCGATCGAGTTCACCCGGCACACCTCGTTCGGCACTCGGTACCAGATGGACATCGATCTCGAGATGCATGCCTGA